In one window of Episyrphus balteatus chromosome 3, idEpiBalt1.1, whole genome shotgun sequence DNA:
- the LOC129916464 gene encoding putative uncharacterized protein DDB_G0282133 isoform X1 — translation MLLILLVFLMKFVDISILNRARSKGPNVAATSTSNNNNSNSSSGNSSASSSNSSSKENFSFENNTSNQHGGVCPITPQQLQQLRHYQQLQQQQLLLLQRELLRRQKTRQQQHQQHGILKYQNQCNNNNNNVQQNNATLPHQVEARSYSNGGTSKGPKPRRGMTEFSTANENQKSHLPQLNHNSSHHHNNHNNHLQNHHHQTKPLTLSTTPHSPNHQPYHHQQQQQQQQTQQQQQQHNNHYKRPLTSPNNSPFNNYYGHGFPPHPHHNPASHHNTLHHPFGLSSANPYLNDLLINDDELTDECLKKNVQIVLNNLDRYNNALRSIILNEQVNGGGISNHSSFNNNLSSISNMAGNMVTTPESDYNSNATTPHHHFNHLVGLTSGVVGGSVGGGIIGAGVNGGGGVTNHGGGPLNCSIASSHDFTHDNSDYQWFLDYGYRDGVTHQSVLSSLSASYNGIGELSYYDDLAKNIDANLAEVDMESFRAEDIHSLLSHIPSYQHHNKDDDKIENSICKSELLFSPVKESHISIDSLDLDAYPDDGDIILTCKANKDNYTIAFEGSALYSDESFYAEPNEIQMKNKQNFINLHSNLDDILKRKSLEVSMSRSDHAFTTWSKLKKSSTSQLQRYPSGNNNTSVNIVMRHAPHCTVRKSLSLPNLRLKKGASQQQLNVSQALSTSTVESCKSRNLLPMCQMPISQTSMGSPIHFSSNHSHHHHHHHHHHNDSSSHIDSTTSGGMNSSSATNNIQTLKQTNANQPAFNLVKLFIKQKSSCSSETTCMDVSSGCWPSSEGSSSLEQRIRKKSMNDSGKGSALSRHDEEEDPADSSYQLDSLDIICDKERNETTAAATTTTPVRKVKHDLYREVFETGAAAGAAAAAAATASPEHKKLQPLKNPQVINLTNNQHNNQLNNNNNNSVSEGSRTSENLTQVYNDQRSQRMKISAEMITRSMQTSARDRLKFVPPSFLAKLNNLGEEKQAPIYVIYPNYALPDLGFVKTNTAEVIFTPFNYKNAVGVKKRTSTGSMSEDELLKNVDLKHVVDWKSLATLLPTEYRKRLKHIPEVDVADLEAECSMKPLFCMSPPIRRTNNRANVCDCAQYFQTTTMAEEPAAEGAATRAAACESSSGSSHPPSSGYRGSSTLLSDSVFDNPRKAEDSDPLKNMYVYQYENQRMEEERCSTRHNRGNSCKNSNRLTSGLRNKRTSLIEEQSNSNVRNNIEKRRSLQEPAAYFSSNDDLQNPLAGKHLAEIDEYYDELHSNLKLTQGSHRLSRKDMDARTRAENFLASVPKSELKYYAEIANFLESVEENHHPAEHYDAAELKKEVSRALSQKKVSFNQKTECNTLGLNAQRFTTPPNSPNISIALRLNNAGGMPPHRNSRKEQEPNKISTNRFRRLQIQWELLSKDSSMMLKDLAYEQETKSGGSTPTSANAAHKSRIPRPVSYPAGKNTIANASPHTPLSNLKNRVIQETKSLRSPSRIVPPKRYSLPAAAATAPPAAAAHHPHGAAATASAGTTTTTTANATATPPVPAPRTRTPCSNRTGGNASNSGNHSNATTPKRRVQSPRTVSRTR, via the exons ATGTTGTTAATATTACTCGTCTTCCTAATGAAATTCGTGGATATTTCGATATTAAATCGGGCCCGTTCAAAGGGCCCGAATGTTGCTGCAACATCTACTagcaacaacaataatagtaaCAGTAGCAGTGGCAATAGTAGTGCCAGTAGCAGTAATTCatcatcaaaagaaaattttagttttgaaaataatacatCGAATCAACATGGCGGTGTGTGTCCAATTACACcgcaacaattgcaacaactACGTCATTATCAACAATTGCAACAGCAACAATTGTTGCTATTGCAACGTGAATTGTTGCGTAGACAAAAAACAAggcaacaacaacatcagcaacatggtattttaaaatatcaaaatcaatgtaataacaacaacaataatgtgCAACAGAATAATGCAACATTGCCACATCAGGTAGAAGCGAGGAGCTATTCAAATGGTGGAACAAGTAAAG GACCGAAACCCCGACGTGGCATGACAGAATTCTCAACAGCAAACGAAAACCAAAAATCACATTTGCCTCAGCTTAATCATAACTCATCCCATCATCATAATAATCACAATAATCATTTGCAAAATCACCATCATCAAACGAAACCATTAACCCTTTCGACAACACCACATTCCCCAAATCATCAACCTTATCAtcaccagcaacaacaacaacaacaacaaacacaacaacaacaacaacaacataacaATCATTATAAACGCCCATTAACTAGTCCTAACAATTCACCATTTAACAATTATTATGGTCATGGCTTTCCTCCACACCCGCATCATAATCCTGCATCACATCACAACACTTTGCATCATCCCTTCGGTCTCTCTTCAGCAAATCCCTACCTCAATGATTTGCTCATCAACGATGACGAACTAACCGACGAATGTCTAAAGAAAAACGTCCAAATCGTCCTTAACAATTTGGACCGCTACAATAACGCTCTGCGTAGCATCATCCTGAATGAGCAAGTTAACGGTGGTGGCATTAGCAACCATAGCAGCTTTAACAACAATTTGAGCAGCATCAGCAACATGGCTGGCAACATGGTTACCACCCCGGAATCCGATTACAATAGCAATGCAACAACTCCGCATCACCACTTTAACCATTTGGTAGGTTTAACTAGTGGCGTTGTTGGTGGTAGCGTTGGCGGTGGTATCATTGGGGCTGGCGTtaatggtggtggtggtgtaaCAAATCATGGTGGTGGTCCCTTAAATTGTTCCATAGCTTCGTCGCACGATTTCACTCATGATAATTCCGATTACCAGTGGTTCTTGGATTACGGCTATCGAGATGGGGTAACGCATCAGAGTGTCCTCTCCTCGCTGTCCGCCTCCTACAATGGCATCGGTGAATTGTCATATTACGATGATCTGGCAAAAAACATCGACGCAAATCTAGCCGAAGTGGATATGGAGAGTTTCCGGGCGGAAGACATTCATTCGCTACTGTCACACATTCCGTCGTATCAGCACCATAATAAGGACGACGATAAGATTGAGAATTCTATCTGCAAGTCAGAATTGTTGTTCTCGCCAGTGAAGGAATCACACATCAGTATTGACTCCCTCGATCTGGATGCATATCCGGACGATGGGGATATTATACTGACTTGTAAGGCGAACAAGGACAACTATACGATTGCCTTTGAGGGCAGTGCCCTGTATTCGGATGAAAGTTTCTATG cAGAACCAAACGAGATCCAGATGAAGAACAAACAGAACTTTATCAATTTGCATAGTAACTTGGATGACATCCTTAAAAGAAAATCCCTAGAAGTCTCCATGTCGCGGTCGGATCATGCATTTACGACATGGAGCAAACTCAAGAAAAGCAGCACATCCCAACTGCAGAG GTATCCATCTGGCAACAACAATACATCTGTGAATATTGTTATGCGCCATGCACCTCACTGCACCGTACGCAAGAGTCTAAGCTTGCCCAATTTGCGACTGAAAAAAGGAGCCAGCCAGCAACAGCTTAATGTGTCACAAGCGCTCAGCACTTCCACC GTTGAATCGTGTAAATCTAGAAATCTTCTTCCAATGTGCCAGATGCCAATATCCCAGACGTCAATGGGCAGTCCCATACATTTTTCGTCAAATCAcagtcatcatcatcaccatcatcaccatcatcataaCGATTCGTCGTCCCACATCGATTCGACAACATCTGGCGGCATGAATTCTAGCTCAGCAACAAATAACATTCAAACGCTAAAACAAACGAATGCCAATCAGCCGGCCTTCAATCTAGTCAAGCTCTTTATCAAACAAAAGAGTAGCTGTTCTAGCGAAACTACTTGCATGGATGTCTCATCGGGATGTTGGCCATCGAGTGAGGGTAGTTCATCGCTAGAACAACGTATTCGCAAGAAAAGCATGAATGATTCGGGCAAAGGCTCCGCCTTGAGTCGTCATGACGAAGAAGAGGATCCAGCTGATTCAAGCTACCAACTAGACAGTCTTGATATTATATGTGATAAGGAGAGAAATGAGACGActgcagcagcaacaacaacaacgccCGTCAGAAAAGTTAAACATGATCTGTATAGAGAGGTCTTTGAAACAGGGGCGGCGGCtggtgctgctgctgctgctgctgcaacTGCTTCGCCGGAGCACAAAAAGCTCCAACCGCTCAAAAATCCTCAAGTCATTAATTTGACCAATAACCAGCACAATAATCAATTgaataataacaacaataatTCCGTTTCGGAAGGTAGTCGCACATCGGAGAATCTGACCCAGGTGTATAATGATCAGCGAAGTCAGAGGATGAAGATATCTGCTGAGATGATAACCAGATCCATGCAGACTTCTGCACGAGATAGGCTCAAATTTGTGCCACCATCATTCTTGGCCAAGTTGAATAACTTGGGTGAGGAAAAGCAAGCTCCGATTTATGTAATCTATCCAAATTATGCTTTGCCGGATTTGGGCTTTGTCAAGACAAACACAGCTGAGGTGATTTTCACTCCGTTCAACTACAAGAATGCTGTGGGTGTAAAGAAGCGAACCAGCACTGGTTCGATGAGTGAGGATGAGCTACTGAAAAACGTCGACCTAAAACATGTTGTTGACTGGAAATCGCTGGCTACTCTTCTTCCGACCGAGTATCGGAAACGCTTGAAACACATTCCAGAGGTCGATGTAGCTGATCTCGAAGCGGAGTGCTCGATGAAACCGCTATTCTGTATGTCACCGCCCATAAGGCGGACCAACAATCGGGCAAATGTCTGTGATTGTGCTCAGTATTTCCAAACGACGACGATGGCTGAGGAACCAGCTGCAGAAGGAGCTGCCACTAGAGCTGCTGCCTGCGAGTCCAGCTCTGGATCTAGTCATCCCCCGAGCTCTGGCTATCGCGGATCGTCGACTCTTTTGTCCGATTCAGTTTTTGATAATCCACGAAAAGCAGAAGATTCCGATCCTCTCAAAAATATGTACGTGTATCAATATGAAAACCAGCGAATGGAAGAAGAGAGGTGTTCGACCCGTCATAATCGCGGTAATTCATGCAAGAACTCCAATAGACTGACATCTGGATTACGCAACAAACGGACAAGTTTGATTGAAGAACAGTCCAATTCAAACGTTCGCAATAATATTGAGAAGCGACGTAGTTTGCAAGAACCTGCTGCATATTTCTCATCCAACGATGATCTACAGAACCCTCTGGCCGGCAAGCACCTAGCTGAAATCGACGAGTACTATGATGAGTTGCATTCAAATTTGAAACTCACCCAAGGAAGCCATCGGCTGTCGCGCAAAGACATGGACGCTAGAACGAGGGCAGAGAACTTCCTCGCCAGCGTACCCAAGTCAGAACTAAAGTATTATGCGGAAATTGCCAACTTTTTGGAATCCGTCGAAGAGAATCACCATCCTGCTGAGCATTACGATGCTGCTGAACTGAAGAAAGAAGTCAGTCGGGCTTTGAGTCAAAAGAAAGTCTCCTTTAACCAAAAGACCGAATGCAATACCCTTGGACTTAATGCTCAACGATTCACAACACCACCCAACTCACCGAACATCTCGATTGCATTGAGGTTGAACAATGCCGGAGGCATGCCTCCGCATCGGAATAGTAGAAAAGAACAAGAACCGAATAAGATCTCGACAAATCGTTTTAGACGCTTACAGATCCAATGGGAACTGTTGAGCAAAGATTCGAGCATGATGTTGAAGGATCTGGCCTATGAACAAGAAACCAAGAGTGGAGGTTCAACACCAACATCGGCGAATGCGGCGCACAAGTCGAGGATACCACGACCGGTCAGCTATCCGGCGGGGAA GAATACAATCGCAAATGCTAGTCCTCATACTCCTTTATCTAACCTCAAAAATAGAGTGATACAAGAAACAAAGAGTTTGCGTTCGCCAAGTCGAATAGTACCGCCTAAAAGGTATAGCCTACCAGCAGCAGCAGCGACAGCACCTCCAGCAGCAGCAGCTCATCATCCACATGGTGCAGCGGCAACAGCATCAGCAggaactacaacaacaacaacggcTAATGCAACAGCAACACCACCAGTACCCGCTCCACGGACTCGAACTCCGTGTAGTAATCGAACAGGCGGCAATGCCAGCAATAGTGGCAATCACAGCAACGCAACCACACCCAAACGTCGAGTGCAGTCACCAAG AACAGTATCACGCACtcgataa
- the LOC129916464 gene encoding uncharacterized protein LOC129916464 isoform X2 has product MLLILLVFLMKFVDISILNRARSKGPNVAATSTSNNNNSNSSSGNSSASSSNSSSKENFSFENNTSNQHGGVCPITPQQLQQLRHYQQLQQQQLLLLQRELLRRQKTRQQQHQQHGILKYQNQCNNNNNNVQQNNATLPHQVEARSYSNGGTSKGPKPRRGMTEFSTANENQKSHLPQLNHNSSHHHNNHNNHLQNHHHQTKPLTLSTTPHSPNHQPYHHQQQQQQQQTQQQQQQHNNHYKRPLTSPNNSPFNNYYGHGFPPHPHHNPASHHNTLHHPFGLSSANPYLNDLLINDDELTDECLKKNVQIVLNNLDRYNNALRSIILNEQVNGGGISNHSSFNNNLSSISNMAGNMVTTPESDYNSNATTPHHHFNHLVGLTSGVVGGSVGGGIIGAGVNGGGGVTNHGGGPLNCSIASSHDFTHDNSDYQWFLDYGYRDGVTHQSVLSSLSASYNGIGELSYYDDLAKNIDANLAEVDMESFRAEDIHSLLSHIPSYQHHNKDDDKIENSICKSELLFSPVKESHISIDSLDLDAYPDDGDIILTCKANKDNYTIAFEGSALYSDESFYEPNEIQMKNKQNFINLHSNLDDILKRKSLEVSMSRSDHAFTTWSKLKKSSTSQLQRYPSGNNNTSVNIVMRHAPHCTVRKSLSLPNLRLKKGASQQQLNVSQALSTSTVESCKSRNLLPMCQMPISQTSMGSPIHFSSNHSHHHHHHHHHHNDSSSHIDSTTSGGMNSSSATNNIQTLKQTNANQPAFNLVKLFIKQKSSCSSETTCMDVSSGCWPSSEGSSSLEQRIRKKSMNDSGKGSALSRHDEEEDPADSSYQLDSLDIICDKERNETTAAATTTTPVRKVKHDLYREVFETGAAAGAAAAAAATASPEHKKLQPLKNPQVINLTNNQHNNQLNNNNNNSVSEGSRTSENLTQVYNDQRSQRMKISAEMITRSMQTSARDRLKFVPPSFLAKLNNLGEEKQAPIYVIYPNYALPDLGFVKTNTAEVIFTPFNYKNAVGVKKRTSTGSMSEDELLKNVDLKHVVDWKSLATLLPTEYRKRLKHIPEVDVADLEAECSMKPLFCMSPPIRRTNNRANVCDCAQYFQTTTMAEEPAAEGAATRAAACESSSGSSHPPSSGYRGSSTLLSDSVFDNPRKAEDSDPLKNMYVYQYENQRMEEERCSTRHNRGNSCKNSNRLTSGLRNKRTSLIEEQSNSNVRNNIEKRRSLQEPAAYFSSNDDLQNPLAGKHLAEIDEYYDELHSNLKLTQGSHRLSRKDMDARTRAENFLASVPKSELKYYAEIANFLESVEENHHPAEHYDAAELKKEVSRALSQKKVSFNQKTECNTLGLNAQRFTTPPNSPNISIALRLNNAGGMPPHRNSRKEQEPNKISTNRFRRLQIQWELLSKDSSMMLKDLAYEQETKSGGSTPTSANAAHKSRIPRPVSYPAGKNTIANASPHTPLSNLKNRVIQETKSLRSPSRIVPPKRYSLPAAAATAPPAAAAHHPHGAAATASAGTTTTTTANATATPPVPAPRTRTPCSNRTGGNASNSGNHSNATTPKRRVQSPRTVSRTR; this is encoded by the exons ATGTTGTTAATATTACTCGTCTTCCTAATGAAATTCGTGGATATTTCGATATTAAATCGGGCCCGTTCAAAGGGCCCGAATGTTGCTGCAACATCTACTagcaacaacaataatagtaaCAGTAGCAGTGGCAATAGTAGTGCCAGTAGCAGTAATTCatcatcaaaagaaaattttagttttgaaaataatacatCGAATCAACATGGCGGTGTGTGTCCAATTACACcgcaacaattgcaacaactACGTCATTATCAACAATTGCAACAGCAACAATTGTTGCTATTGCAACGTGAATTGTTGCGTAGACAAAAAACAAggcaacaacaacatcagcaacatggtattttaaaatatcaaaatcaatgtaataacaacaacaataatgtgCAACAGAATAATGCAACATTGCCACATCAGGTAGAAGCGAGGAGCTATTCAAATGGTGGAACAAGTAAAG GACCGAAACCCCGACGTGGCATGACAGAATTCTCAACAGCAAACGAAAACCAAAAATCACATTTGCCTCAGCTTAATCATAACTCATCCCATCATCATAATAATCACAATAATCATTTGCAAAATCACCATCATCAAACGAAACCATTAACCCTTTCGACAACACCACATTCCCCAAATCATCAACCTTATCAtcaccagcaacaacaacaacaacaacaaacacaacaacaacaacaacaacataacaATCATTATAAACGCCCATTAACTAGTCCTAACAATTCACCATTTAACAATTATTATGGTCATGGCTTTCCTCCACACCCGCATCATAATCCTGCATCACATCACAACACTTTGCATCATCCCTTCGGTCTCTCTTCAGCAAATCCCTACCTCAATGATTTGCTCATCAACGATGACGAACTAACCGACGAATGTCTAAAGAAAAACGTCCAAATCGTCCTTAACAATTTGGACCGCTACAATAACGCTCTGCGTAGCATCATCCTGAATGAGCAAGTTAACGGTGGTGGCATTAGCAACCATAGCAGCTTTAACAACAATTTGAGCAGCATCAGCAACATGGCTGGCAACATGGTTACCACCCCGGAATCCGATTACAATAGCAATGCAACAACTCCGCATCACCACTTTAACCATTTGGTAGGTTTAACTAGTGGCGTTGTTGGTGGTAGCGTTGGCGGTGGTATCATTGGGGCTGGCGTtaatggtggtggtggtgtaaCAAATCATGGTGGTGGTCCCTTAAATTGTTCCATAGCTTCGTCGCACGATTTCACTCATGATAATTCCGATTACCAGTGGTTCTTGGATTACGGCTATCGAGATGGGGTAACGCATCAGAGTGTCCTCTCCTCGCTGTCCGCCTCCTACAATGGCATCGGTGAATTGTCATATTACGATGATCTGGCAAAAAACATCGACGCAAATCTAGCCGAAGTGGATATGGAGAGTTTCCGGGCGGAAGACATTCATTCGCTACTGTCACACATTCCGTCGTATCAGCACCATAATAAGGACGACGATAAGATTGAGAATTCTATCTGCAAGTCAGAATTGTTGTTCTCGCCAGTGAAGGAATCACACATCAGTATTGACTCCCTCGATCTGGATGCATATCCGGACGATGGGGATATTATACTGACTTGTAAGGCGAACAAGGACAACTATACGATTGCCTTTGAGGGCAGTGCCCTGTATTCGGATGAAAGTTTCTATG AACCAAACGAGATCCAGATGAAGAACAAACAGAACTTTATCAATTTGCATAGTAACTTGGATGACATCCTTAAAAGAAAATCCCTAGAAGTCTCCATGTCGCGGTCGGATCATGCATTTACGACATGGAGCAAACTCAAGAAAAGCAGCACATCCCAACTGCAGAG GTATCCATCTGGCAACAACAATACATCTGTGAATATTGTTATGCGCCATGCACCTCACTGCACCGTACGCAAGAGTCTAAGCTTGCCCAATTTGCGACTGAAAAAAGGAGCCAGCCAGCAACAGCTTAATGTGTCACAAGCGCTCAGCACTTCCACC GTTGAATCGTGTAAATCTAGAAATCTTCTTCCAATGTGCCAGATGCCAATATCCCAGACGTCAATGGGCAGTCCCATACATTTTTCGTCAAATCAcagtcatcatcatcaccatcatcaccatcatcataaCGATTCGTCGTCCCACATCGATTCGACAACATCTGGCGGCATGAATTCTAGCTCAGCAACAAATAACATTCAAACGCTAAAACAAACGAATGCCAATCAGCCGGCCTTCAATCTAGTCAAGCTCTTTATCAAACAAAAGAGTAGCTGTTCTAGCGAAACTACTTGCATGGATGTCTCATCGGGATGTTGGCCATCGAGTGAGGGTAGTTCATCGCTAGAACAACGTATTCGCAAGAAAAGCATGAATGATTCGGGCAAAGGCTCCGCCTTGAGTCGTCATGACGAAGAAGAGGATCCAGCTGATTCAAGCTACCAACTAGACAGTCTTGATATTATATGTGATAAGGAGAGAAATGAGACGActgcagcagcaacaacaacaacgccCGTCAGAAAAGTTAAACATGATCTGTATAGAGAGGTCTTTGAAACAGGGGCGGCGGCtggtgctgctgctgctgctgctgcaacTGCTTCGCCGGAGCACAAAAAGCTCCAACCGCTCAAAAATCCTCAAGTCATTAATTTGACCAATAACCAGCACAATAATCAATTgaataataacaacaataatTCCGTTTCGGAAGGTAGTCGCACATCGGAGAATCTGACCCAGGTGTATAATGATCAGCGAAGTCAGAGGATGAAGATATCTGCTGAGATGATAACCAGATCCATGCAGACTTCTGCACGAGATAGGCTCAAATTTGTGCCACCATCATTCTTGGCCAAGTTGAATAACTTGGGTGAGGAAAAGCAAGCTCCGATTTATGTAATCTATCCAAATTATGCTTTGCCGGATTTGGGCTTTGTCAAGACAAACACAGCTGAGGTGATTTTCACTCCGTTCAACTACAAGAATGCTGTGGGTGTAAAGAAGCGAACCAGCACTGGTTCGATGAGTGAGGATGAGCTACTGAAAAACGTCGACCTAAAACATGTTGTTGACTGGAAATCGCTGGCTACTCTTCTTCCGACCGAGTATCGGAAACGCTTGAAACACATTCCAGAGGTCGATGTAGCTGATCTCGAAGCGGAGTGCTCGATGAAACCGCTATTCTGTATGTCACCGCCCATAAGGCGGACCAACAATCGGGCAAATGTCTGTGATTGTGCTCAGTATTTCCAAACGACGACGATGGCTGAGGAACCAGCTGCAGAAGGAGCTGCCACTAGAGCTGCTGCCTGCGAGTCCAGCTCTGGATCTAGTCATCCCCCGAGCTCTGGCTATCGCGGATCGTCGACTCTTTTGTCCGATTCAGTTTTTGATAATCCACGAAAAGCAGAAGATTCCGATCCTCTCAAAAATATGTACGTGTATCAATATGAAAACCAGCGAATGGAAGAAGAGAGGTGTTCGACCCGTCATAATCGCGGTAATTCATGCAAGAACTCCAATAGACTGACATCTGGATTACGCAACAAACGGACAAGTTTGATTGAAGAACAGTCCAATTCAAACGTTCGCAATAATATTGAGAAGCGACGTAGTTTGCAAGAACCTGCTGCATATTTCTCATCCAACGATGATCTACAGAACCCTCTGGCCGGCAAGCACCTAGCTGAAATCGACGAGTACTATGATGAGTTGCATTCAAATTTGAAACTCACCCAAGGAAGCCATCGGCTGTCGCGCAAAGACATGGACGCTAGAACGAGGGCAGAGAACTTCCTCGCCAGCGTACCCAAGTCAGAACTAAAGTATTATGCGGAAATTGCCAACTTTTTGGAATCCGTCGAAGAGAATCACCATCCTGCTGAGCATTACGATGCTGCTGAACTGAAGAAAGAAGTCAGTCGGGCTTTGAGTCAAAAGAAAGTCTCCTTTAACCAAAAGACCGAATGCAATACCCTTGGACTTAATGCTCAACGATTCACAACACCACCCAACTCACCGAACATCTCGATTGCATTGAGGTTGAACAATGCCGGAGGCATGCCTCCGCATCGGAATAGTAGAAAAGAACAAGAACCGAATAAGATCTCGACAAATCGTTTTAGACGCTTACAGATCCAATGGGAACTGTTGAGCAAAGATTCGAGCATGATGTTGAAGGATCTGGCCTATGAACAAGAAACCAAGAGTGGAGGTTCAACACCAACATCGGCGAATGCGGCGCACAAGTCGAGGATACCACGACCGGTCAGCTATCCGGCGGGGAA GAATACAATCGCAAATGCTAGTCCTCATACTCCTTTATCTAACCTCAAAAATAGAGTGATACAAGAAACAAAGAGTTTGCGTTCGCCAAGTCGAATAGTACCGCCTAAAAGGTATAGCCTACCAGCAGCAGCAGCGACAGCACCTCCAGCAGCAGCAGCTCATCATCCACATGGTGCAGCGGCAACAGCATCAGCAggaactacaacaacaacaacggcTAATGCAACAGCAACACCACCAGTACCCGCTCCACGGACTCGAACTCCGTGTAGTAATCGAACAGGCGGCAATGCCAGCAATAGTGGCAATCACAGCAACGCAACCACACCCAAACGTCGAGTGCAGTCACCAAG AACAGTATCACGCACtcgataa